The Parashewanella spongiae genome has a window encoding:
- the ispD gene encoding 2-C-methyl-D-erythritol 4-phosphate cytidylyltransferase, with amino-acid sequence MSQSLDHVVAIIPAAGVGQRMGANIPKQYLEIDGISILSHTVKAFLNHPKVDVVIVAVSKDDQYFDQLPESNHSKLVKVQGGSERANTVLESLKSASQLGYEDSWALVHDAARPCITRRDIDLLLKSRENYPNGAILAMPVRDTMKRADSSSLIKNTVCRELLWHAMTPQMFVVSELQKNLNEALNDNVLITDESSAMEWAGINPGLISGRADNIKVTHAEDLQLAALYLSEHKKNEIQGENS; translated from the coding sequence ATGAGCCAATCTTTGGATCACGTTGTTGCCATCATCCCCGCAGCGGGAGTTGGACAGCGAATGGGAGCTAATATCCCGAAACAATATTTAGAAATTGATGGAATATCCATTCTCAGCCACACCGTCAAGGCATTCCTTAATCATCCCAAAGTTGATGTAGTCATTGTTGCTGTTAGCAAAGATGATCAGTATTTTGATCAATTACCTGAATCGAATCATTCGAAACTTGTGAAAGTTCAAGGTGGCTCTGAGCGAGCTAATACTGTGCTTGAGTCACTTAAGAGTGCAAGTCAGTTGGGATATGAAGATTCATGGGCGTTAGTACATGATGCCGCTCGTCCATGTATAACAAGAAGGGATATTGACTTGTTGCTTAAATCACGTGAGAACTATCCCAATGGTGCCATTCTTGCTATGCCTGTGCGAGATACAATGAAACGTGCTGATTCTAGTAGTTTAATTAAAAATACGGTTTGTCGTGAATTATTGTGGCATGCGATGACACCGCAAATGTTTGTTGTAAGTGAATTGCAAAAGAATTTGAATGAAGCTCTCAATGATAATGTCCTGATAACTGATGAGTCTTCTGCAATGGAATGGGCCGGTATCAACCCAGGCTTAATTTCAGGACGTGCTGATAATATAAAAGTGACTCACGCTGAAGATTTACAACTTGCTGCATTGTATTTATCAGAACATAAAAAGAATGAAATTCAAGGTGAAAACTCATGA
- a CDS encoding CTP synthase: MTTRYIFVTGGVVSSLGKGIAAASLAAILEARGLKVTIMKLDPYINVDPGTMSPTQHGEVFVTEDGAETDLDLGHYERFIRTKMNRRNNFTTGRIYEEVLRKERRGDYLGATIQVIPHITNAIKDKVLAGGEGHDVAIVEIGGTVGDIESLPFLESIRQLGVELGRQRTLFMHLTLVPFLGAAGEVKTKPTQHSVKELRSIGIAPDVLICRGDRAIPVNEKAKISLFCNVEERAVISLKDVDSIYKIPALLKSQGLDQLVTQRFGIECKEADLIEWENVVFQEANPNKDITIGMVGKYIELPDAYKSVNEALKHAGLKNRVSVTIKYVDSQTVEAKGEEVLQGLDGILIPGGFGERGVEGKVLAAQYARENKVPYFGICLGMQVALIEFARNVAGMTDAHSTEFNKESPFPVVGLITEWIDKEGKIEQRSEVSDLGGTMRLGAQVCHLKEGTLAAKAYGAKTCVERHRHRYEVNNNFVKKLEKAGIVFSGLSSDRKLVEMIEIPNHPWFVAGQFHPEFTSTPRDGHPLFEGFIAAASEYQKQS, translated from the coding sequence ATGACTACAAGATATATCTTCGTAACTGGTGGTGTAGTTTCGTCACTAGGTAAAGGCATTGCAGCGGCATCACTAGCAGCTATTTTAGAGGCAAGAGGCCTTAAAGTTACTATCATGAAGCTGGACCCGTATATTAATGTTGATCCTGGCACTATGAGTCCAACTCAACATGGTGAAGTTTTTGTCACTGAAGATGGGGCAGAAACTGATTTAGATCTTGGTCACTACGAACGTTTCATTCGAACCAAAATGAACCGCCGCAATAACTTTACAACGGGTCGCATTTACGAAGAAGTACTTCGCAAAGAACGTCGTGGCGATTATCTCGGAGCAACCATTCAGGTTATTCCTCACATCACAAATGCAATTAAAGATAAAGTACTTGCTGGTGGTGAAGGTCATGATGTAGCCATTGTTGAAATTGGCGGAACGGTTGGTGATATTGAATCTCTACCATTCTTAGAGTCAATTAGGCAACTTGGTGTTGAGCTAGGCCGTCAACGCACTTTATTTATGCACCTGACTCTAGTGCCATTCTTGGGCGCGGCGGGTGAAGTAAAAACGAAACCGACTCAACATTCAGTAAAAGAGTTACGTTCAATTGGCATTGCTCCGGATGTGCTAATTTGTCGTGGTGATCGCGCAATTCCTGTTAACGAAAAAGCGAAAATATCATTATTTTGTAATGTTGAAGAACGCGCTGTTATTTCCCTTAAAGACGTAGACAGTATTTATAAAATCCCAGCACTACTTAAGTCTCAAGGCTTAGATCAATTAGTCACTCAACGTTTCGGAATTGAGTGTAAAGAAGCTGATTTGATTGAATGGGAAAATGTGGTTTTCCAAGAAGCGAATCCAAATAAAGACATCACCATTGGTATGGTTGGTAAGTACATTGAACTGCCAGATGCCTATAAATCTGTCAATGAAGCACTTAAACATGCTGGTTTGAAAAACCGTGTTTCTGTCACGATTAAATATGTAGACTCTCAAACCGTAGAAGCTAAAGGCGAAGAGGTGTTACAAGGACTTGATGGTATCTTGATCCCGGGTGGCTTTGGTGAACGTGGTGTTGAAGGAAAGGTTCTGGCTGCTCAATATGCGCGTGAAAATAAAGTGCCGTATTTCGGAATATGTTTAGGCATGCAAGTGGCTCTTATTGAGTTTGCACGAAACGTAGCAGGCATGACAGATGCTCATTCAACCGAATTTAATAAAGAATCACCTTTCCCAGTTGTGGGCTTGATCACGGAATGGATCGATAAAGAAGGTAAGATCGAACAACGTAGTGAAGTATCTGATCTAGGCGGAACCATGCGTTTAGGTGCTCAGGTTTGTCACCTAAAAGAAGGTACACTTGCTGCGAAAGCTTATGGTGCTAAAACGTGTGTTGAACGTCATCGCCATCGTTACGAAGTGAATAACAACTTTGTTAAAAAACTAGAGAAAGCTGGTATAGTGTTCAGTGGATTATCATCGGATCGTAAACTTGTAGAAATGATTGAAATACCGAACCATCCTTGGTTTGTTGCGGGTCAATTTCACCCAGAGTTTACTTCGACACCCAGAGATGGACATCCATTGTTTGAAGGCTTTATCGCAGCGGCTTCTGAGTATCAGAAACAAAGCTAG
- the relA gene encoding GTP diphosphokinase gives MVSVRETHFNHQQFQLDDWINRYIFDEEDAKALEQLFIELLTDKADKPALLQAELFERTREMVEILAPLNMDIDTLKAAVLFVLLDAEKLTQEFIEEQYDASLASLVRSAITMEAIGALKTNPHSKTSSSQIDNIRKMLLAMVEDVRAVVIKLAERVCLLRAVKNEDEETRVLLAREIVDIYAPLANRLGIGQLKWELEDISFRYLHPETYVDIAKQLDGKRLDRESFVDAFVAELQGKLDKEHIRAKVYGRPKHIYSIWRKMQGKDLKFDELFDVRAVRVVTDRLQDCYSALGVVHTLWHHIPNEFDDYVANPKPNGYQSIHTIVVGPEGKTVEIQIRTQEMHEDAELGVAAHWKYKEGKSSGKPNGYEEKINWLRKILQWQDDVSESGNLVDEVRSQVFEDRVYVFTPKGEVIDMPAGCTVLDFAYYVHSQVGHRCIGAKVEGRIVPFTYQVQTGERVEIITAKQPNPKRDWLNPNMGYVKASRTRSKIQHWFKQQDKDKNSAAGKEMLEAELARLDLSIKDAQSAVERFNMLNLDDLLAGIGGGDVRLNQVVNHIQSQFKNKKTEAEASAVEDLLKKGQARKTTQGKGQIEVNGVGNLMSHLARCCQPVAGDEIIGFITKGRGISVHRDDCEQVKELMRVQPERSVDVIWGENYSGGYKVNLKIIANDRTGLLRDVTTVLAAEKSNVLNMSSSSDTKKQLATVELELELYNVEGLSRLVAKLLQIEGVFEARRQ, from the coding sequence ATGGTATCGGTTCGTGAAACACACTTTAATCATCAACAGTTTCAGCTGGATGATTGGATCAATCGCTATATCTTTGATGAAGAAGACGCAAAAGCGTTAGAACAACTTTTTATCGAGTTATTGACCGATAAAGCTGATAAACCAGCACTGTTACAGGCTGAGCTTTTTGAGCGAACCCGAGAAATGGTCGAGATCCTTGCGCCTTTGAATATGGATATCGATACATTAAAAGCGGCTGTCTTATTTGTTTTATTAGACGCTGAAAAGCTCACTCAAGAATTTATTGAAGAGCAATATGACGCAAGCCTTGCCTCATTAGTTCGCAGTGCCATAACAATGGAAGCTATTGGTGCGTTAAAAACTAATCCCCATAGTAAGACTTCTTCTTCACAAATCGACAATATTCGTAAAATGCTTTTGGCCATGGTTGAAGATGTTCGCGCTGTGGTCATCAAACTAGCTGAACGTGTCTGTTTGCTACGAGCAGTAAAAAATGAGGATGAAGAAACGCGTGTTTTACTGGCAAGAGAAATCGTTGATATCTATGCACCTCTGGCAAACCGATTAGGCATTGGGCAGTTAAAATGGGAACTTGAAGACATTTCCTTCCGCTACCTTCACCCTGAAACTTATGTCGACATTGCTAAGCAATTGGATGGTAAACGTTTGGACCGCGAATCATTCGTTGATGCATTTGTGGCTGAGCTACAAGGGAAATTAGATAAAGAACACATCAGAGCAAAAGTGTATGGTCGTCCTAAGCACATTTATAGCATCTGGCGAAAAATGCAGGGCAAAGATCTTAAATTTGATGAACTGTTCGATGTAAGAGCGGTGAGAGTCGTTACTGATCGTCTGCAAGACTGTTATAGCGCATTAGGTGTTGTCCACACCCTTTGGCACCATATTCCGAATGAATTTGATGACTATGTTGCCAATCCAAAGCCAAATGGCTATCAGTCAATACATACCATTGTTGTGGGGCCTGAAGGAAAAACAGTAGAAATCCAAATCCGTACACAAGAAATGCACGAAGATGCCGAGTTGGGCGTTGCAGCGCATTGGAAGTATAAAGAAGGCAAAAGCTCCGGCAAGCCGAATGGCTATGAAGAAAAGATAAACTGGCTGCGTAAAATTCTTCAATGGCAAGATGACGTATCAGAAAGTGGCAACTTAGTTGATGAAGTGCGTAGCCAAGTCTTCGAAGATCGAGTTTATGTGTTTACGCCAAAAGGCGAGGTCATCGATATGCCGGCTGGTTGTACTGTGCTTGATTTTGCTTACTACGTACATTCTCAAGTTGGGCATCGTTGTATCGGAGCAAAAGTCGAAGGCCGCATTGTGCCTTTTACTTATCAAGTGCAAACCGGAGAACGGGTTGAGATTATTACCGCTAAACAACCGAACCCTAAACGAGATTGGCTAAACCCAAATATGGGTTATGTAAAAGCATCTCGGACACGCTCAAAAATTCAACACTGGTTTAAGCAGCAAGATAAAGATAAAAATTCTGCCGCAGGTAAAGAAATGCTTGAAGCTGAATTAGCAAGGTTAGATTTATCAATAAAAGACGCTCAAAGTGCTGTTGAGCGTTTCAATATGCTTAATCTCGACGATTTGTTAGCAGGCATTGGCGGTGGTGATGTCAGGCTCAATCAAGTTGTCAATCACATTCAGAGTCAATTTAAAAATAAGAAAACAGAAGCGGAAGCTTCTGCAGTTGAAGATTTACTGAAAAAAGGTCAAGCGAGGAAAACGACTCAAGGTAAAGGACAAATTGAAGTCAACGGCGTAGGCAACTTAATGAGCCATTTAGCTCGCTGTTGTCAGCCTGTAGCCGGTGATGAAATTATTGGTTTTATTACTAAGGGGCGAGGTATTTCAGTCCACCGTGACGACTGCGAGCAAGTCAAAGAGTTAATGAGAGTTCAACCTGAGCGCAGTGTCGATGTCATTTGGGGAGAGAATTATTCTGGCGGTTATAAAGTTAACTTGAAGATTATTGCCAATGATAGAACGGGGTTATTACGAGATGTAACCACAGTGCTTGCGGCAGAGAAATCCAATGTACTGAATATGAGTTCTTCATCAGACACAAAGAAGCAGCTCGCAACCGTGGAGTTAGAGCTTGAGTTGTATAACGTTGAAGGTCTATCTCGATTAGTGGCTAAATTGTTACAGATAGAAGGTGTTTTTGAAGCAAGACGCCAGTAA
- the ftsB gene encoding cell division protein FtsB, producing MKRISACLVILFALLQYRLWSGENSLREYFGLQKQIQAQKLSNEKLIARNQILKEEIADLKGGTEALEERARNELGLVKEGETFYRVVTGKKQNRFPESQ from the coding sequence ATGAAACGTATATCTGCATGCTTAGTTATTTTGTTTGCCTTGCTGCAATATCGCCTTTGGTCAGGGGAGAACAGTTTGCGCGAATATTTTGGGTTGCAGAAACAGATTCAGGCACAGAAACTCAGTAATGAAAAATTAATTGCCCGTAATCAAATTTTAAAAGAAGAAATTGCAGATCTAAAAGGCGGAACTGAAGCCTTAGAAGAGCGAGCTCGAAATGAACTTGGCTTGGTTAAAGAAGGTGAGACCTTCTATCGAGTAGTCACAGGTAAAAAACAAAATAGATTCCCCGAATCTCAATAA
- the surE gene encoding 5'/3'-nucleotidase SurE: MINILVSNDDGINAEGIRVLTHSLKRIGNVLTVGPDRNCSGASNSLTLTNPLRVNKLDNGFISVNGTPTDCVHVAIRELFEVEPSIVVSGINAGANMGDDVLYSGTVAAAMEGRFLGLPAIAISLVGKELKHYQTAASWAAKLVNGLLDNPIANDQILNVNIPDIPLSEVKGIKVTRLGARHKAEGVIRTNDPAGREIFWLGPPGTTQDAGEGTDFFAVNNGYVSITPLTVDLTAYKQLTSLSSWVEKL, translated from the coding sequence ATGATTAATATTTTAGTGAGCAATGACGATGGGATTAACGCTGAAGGCATACGAGTATTAACTCATTCATTGAAGAGGATAGGGAATGTACTAACCGTTGGCCCAGATAGAAATTGTTCTGGTGCCAGTAACTCATTAACCTTGACTAACCCATTGAGAGTTAATAAGTTAGATAATGGTTTTATATCCGTCAATGGTACACCTACAGATTGTGTACATGTAGCGATCAGAGAGCTATTCGAAGTCGAACCTTCGATAGTTGTTTCAGGAATTAATGCTGGCGCTAATATGGGCGATGATGTTTTATATTCTGGAACAGTTGCGGCCGCGATGGAAGGACGATTTTTAGGACTTCCAGCGATAGCAATATCTCTTGTTGGAAAAGAACTCAAACATTATCAAACGGCGGCCAGTTGGGCGGCAAAACTTGTTAATGGACTGTTGGATAATCCAATAGCAAATGATCAAATTCTTAATGTAAATATTCCAGATATTCCTTTAAGCGAGGTGAAAGGTATAAAGGTAACTCGCCTTGGTGCGAGGCATAAAGCAGAAGGCGTTATTAGAACTAACGATCCAGCTGGTCGAGAAATATTTTGGTTAGGTCCACCTGGAACTACACAGGATGCAGGTGAAGGTACAGATTTTTTTGCTGTGAACAATGGTTACGTTTCTATTACACCATTGACGGTAGACTTGACGGCATATAAGCAATTAACGTCATTAAGTAGTTGGGTTGAAAAGCTTTGA
- the mazG gene encoding nucleoside triphosphate pyrophosphohydrolase: MKTENKGIEQLLQIMQKLRDPELGCPWDKKQNYDSIVPFTIEEAYEVADVIERNAWDELPDELGDLLFQVIFYCQLAAEEGRFEFNTVVERLSNKLLRRHPHVFGNQNQIYDTKQQNDSIDWEALKSQERQQRDQLSVLDDIPTGLPALSRSKKIQKRVVAVGFDWNDIKDVAAKVTEELEEVMQEVHQEKQRADRIQDEMGDLLFSVVNLARHLGIDPEQALRQANSKFERRFRGVEKAVKDDNHQIEKLGLDILDDYWKQVKAIEK, encoded by the coding sequence TTGAAAACAGAAAATAAAGGCATTGAACAGCTACTGCAAATCATGCAAAAACTGCGGGATCCTGAGCTAGGATGCCCGTGGGATAAAAAACAAAATTACGACAGTATTGTCCCCTTCACGATTGAAGAAGCGTATGAAGTAGCCGATGTCATCGAACGTAACGCGTGGGATGAATTGCCAGATGAATTGGGTGACTTGCTGTTTCAAGTGATCTTTTATTGTCAATTGGCAGCAGAAGAAGGACGCTTTGAATTCAATACCGTAGTGGAGCGTTTATCCAACAAACTGTTACGACGCCACCCGCATGTTTTTGGTAACCAAAATCAGATTTATGATACCAAGCAGCAAAACGATTCTATTGATTGGGAGGCCTTAAAGAGCCAAGAGCGTCAGCAGCGTGATCAATTATCGGTATTAGACGATATACCAACAGGACTACCTGCTTTATCGCGCTCGAAGAAAATTCAAAAAAGAGTGGTTGCCGTTGGCTTTGATTGGAATGACATCAAGGATGTCGCGGCTAAAGTTACAGAAGAGCTCGAAGAAGTGATGCAAGAAGTACATCAAGAAAAGCAACGAGCAGACAGAATTCAAGATGAAATGGGAGATTTACTTTTTTCGGTGGTGAACTTAGCGCGTCATTTAGGCATTGATCCAGAGCAAGCATTAAGGCAAGCAAACTCAAAATTTGAACGACGTTTTCGTGGTGTCGAAAAAGCAGTTAAAGATGATAATCATCAGATAGAAAAGCTAGGTTTAGACATACTTGATGACTACTGGAAACAGGTAAAAGCGATAGAAAAATAG
- the eno gene encoding phosphopyruvate hydratase: MAKIVKVIGREIMDSRGNPTIEAEVHLEDGFVGMAAAPSGASTGSREALELRDGDKTRYLGKGVLAAVKNVNEVIAPALIGKDATVQAELDQIMIDLDGTENKDKLGANAILAVSLANAKAAAAFKGMPLYAHIAELNGTPGQYSMPVPMMNIINGGEHADNNVDIQEFMVQPVGASSFREALRMGAEIFHALKKVLKDKGLNTAVGDEGGFAPNLESNADALAVIKVAVSAAGYELGKDVTLALDCAASEFYKDGKYDLSGEGKVFDSNGFSDFLKTLADEYPIVSIEDGLDESDWEGWAYQTQIMGDTVQLVGDDLFVTNTKILARGIENKIGNSILIKFNQIGSLTETLAAIRMAKEAGFTAVISHRSGETEDATIADLAVGTAAGQIKTGSLCRSDRVAKYNQLLRIEEQLGEKAVYRGLAEINCKH; encoded by the coding sequence ATGGCTAAGATTGTTAAAGTAATTGGTCGTGAAATCATGGATTCACGTGGTAACCCAACCATTGAAGCTGAAGTTCACTTAGAAGATGGGTTCGTTGGAATGGCGGCGGCACCATCAGGTGCATCAACAGGTAGCCGTGAAGCACTGGAGTTACGTGATGGCGACAAAACTCGTTATTTAGGTAAAGGTGTGCTGGCTGCCGTTAAAAACGTAAATGAAGTGATTGCACCGGCTTTAATTGGGAAAGATGCAACAGTACAAGCTGAATTAGATCAAATTATGATTGATCTTGATGGTACAGAAAATAAAGATAAACTTGGTGCAAATGCTATTTTAGCTGTGTCTTTGGCAAATGCTAAAGCGGCTGCGGCTTTTAAAGGTATGCCATTATATGCGCATATTGCTGAATTAAATGGCACTCCTGGCCAGTATTCTATGCCTGTCCCAATGATGAATATCATCAACGGTGGTGAGCATGCTGACAATAATGTCGATATCCAAGAGTTTATGGTACAGCCTGTGGGCGCGAGTAGTTTCCGTGAAGCACTGCGTATGGGAGCTGAAATTTTCCATGCACTCAAGAAAGTATTAAAAGATAAAGGCTTGAATACAGCCGTTGGTGATGAAGGTGGTTTCGCACCAAACCTTGAATCTAACGCAGATGCACTTGCCGTGATTAAAGTTGCCGTTTCAGCAGCAGGTTATGAGCTTGGTAAAGATGTCACACTGGCACTTGATTGCGCCGCATCTGAATTCTATAAAGATGGCAAGTATGATTTGTCTGGTGAAGGTAAAGTATTTGATTCTAATGGCTTCTCTGACTTCTTGAAAACATTGGCTGATGAATACCCAATCGTGTCAATTGAAGATGGTCTAGACGAATCTGATTGGGAAGGCTGGGCGTATCAAACTCAAATTATGGGCGATACAGTGCAGTTGGTCGGTGATGATTTGTTTGTTACAAATACTAAAATTTTAGCTCGAGGTATTGAAAACAAAATCGGTAACTCGATTCTGATCAAATTCAACCAAATTGGTTCTTTGACTGAAACACTTGCCGCTATTCGTATGGCGAAAGAAGCTGGATTTACAGCGGTTATTTCTCATCGTAGTGGTGAAACAGAAGACGCAACAATTGCTGACTTAGCAGTTGGTACTGCAGCTGGACAGATAAAAACAGGTTCACTTTGTCGTTCTGATCGTGTTGCTAAATACAACCAGTTACTTCGTATCGAAGAGCAATTAGGTGAAAAAGCTGTTTATCGCGGTTTAGCTGAAATCAACTGTAAACATTGA
- the truD gene encoding tRNA pseudouridine(13) synthase TruD, which translates to MENLSYLYGKPLSEADLRTSNEDFQVQEIIPFVPSGEGEHHLLHIRKNGLNTTFVAEKLAKFAGVHPRDVTYAGQKDRYAITDQWFGIRIPGKDTPEWIKLTDDSLQVLSSHRHSKKLRIGALTGNYFKLVLRNVTDPEDAIKRIEKIKRLGVPNYFGEQRFGRQGKNLEFGRQMFAGKKVRDKNKRSMYLSSIRSFLFNEATSYRLLNHGLEPLNGDCVQLAGSKSFFTVDEWDETLLARLSEKDIQLSAPMWGRGTLPAKANAEDMERNALLNYVNDSEGLENAGLNQERRAMILHPEKMKYTLDLATLTIEFILPAGSFATSVLREIVDYTDIRQAPQNSAK; encoded by the coding sequence ATTGAAAATTTAAGTTATTTATACGGTAAGCCTTTATCCGAAGCAGACTTGCGAACATCAAATGAAGACTTTCAAGTGCAAGAAATTATTCCATTTGTACCATCTGGAGAGGGTGAACATCATCTTCTTCATATACGAAAAAATGGCTTAAATACTACCTTTGTTGCCGAAAAGCTTGCAAAGTTTGCTGGTGTTCACCCTAGAGATGTCACTTACGCAGGACAAAAAGACCGTTATGCAATTACTGATCAATGGTTTGGTATTAGAATCCCAGGCAAGGACACCCCTGAATGGATTAAATTAACCGATGATAGTTTACAAGTGTTATCGAGTCATCGGCATAGCAAAAAATTGCGAATTGGTGCATTGACTGGTAATTACTTCAAGCTCGTATTACGAAATGTAACCGATCCTGAAGATGCTATTAAGCGAATTGAAAAAATCAAACGCCTTGGTGTACCAAACTATTTTGGCGAGCAGCGTTTTGGCAGACAAGGAAAAAACTTAGAGTTTGGCCGTCAGATGTTTGCTGGTAAGAAAGTAAGAGATAAAAACAAACGCAGTATGTATTTATCTTCTATTCGTTCATTCCTCTTTAATGAAGCAACCTCGTATAGATTACTTAACCATGGACTTGAACCATTAAATGGTGATTGTGTTCAGCTTGCAGGGAGTAAAAGTTTTTTTACCGTAGATGAATGGGATGAAACATTATTGGCTCGCTTATCAGAGAAAGATATCCAATTGTCTGCACCTATGTGGGGAAGAGGAACATTACCAGCAAAAGCCAATGCTGAAGACATGGAGCGTAACGCGTTATTAAATTATGTGAATGATAGCGAAGGTCTTGAAAACGCAGGATTGAATCAAGAGCGTAGAGCCATGATATTACATCCTGAAAAAATGAAGTATACGCTGGACTTAGCAACATTAACTATTGAATTTATTTTACCTGCTGGCAGCTTTGCTACATCCGTATTAAGAGAAATTGTGGATTATACTGACATTAGACAAGCGCCTCAAAACTCGGCGAAGTGA
- the ispF gene encoding 2-C-methyl-D-erythritol 2,4-cyclodiphosphate synthase produces the protein MKIRIGHGYDVHKFGGDKPLMLGGVHVPYHCGLLAHSDGDVVLHAICDAILGAMALGDIGKHFPDTDENFAGVNSRELLKHCYQLAREKGFELGNLDVTIIAQAPKMASHITDICNILAADLQTSIDDINVKATTTEKLGFTGRKEGIAVEAVVLMQSM, from the coding sequence ATGAAAATTCGTATCGGCCATGGTTACGACGTTCATAAATTTGGTGGCGATAAACCTTTAATGTTGGGAGGCGTTCATGTTCCGTATCACTGCGGTTTGTTGGCGCATTCTGATGGTGATGTCGTATTGCACGCTATTTGTGATGCAATTTTAGGAGCCATGGCGTTAGGAGATATCGGTAAACACTTTCCTGATACCGATGAAAATTTTGCTGGTGTAAATAGCCGCGAGCTTTTAAAACATTGTTATCAACTTGCTAGAGAGAAAGGCTTCGAGTTAGGAAACCTTGACGTCACAATTATTGCTCAAGCACCTAAAATGGCATCTCACATTACTGATATTTGTAATATTTTAGCTGCAGACTTACAGACATCAATAGATGATATTAACGTTAAAGCCACAACAACGGAAAAGTTAGGGTTTACAGGTCGAAAAGAAGGTATTGCAGTTGAAGCTGTCGTACTGATGCAATCAATGTAA
- a CDS encoding protein-L-isoaspartate(D-aspartate) O-methyltransferase codes for MRKAVTAATTNLARKLTELGIQNPKVLQVVANTPREHFLDPALAHKAYENTALPIGSGQTISQPYIVARMTELILSNNPQNVLEIGTGSGYQTAILAQLVSKVSTVERIKSLQVQARQKMKWLDLHNISFKYGDGWKGWANKGPFDAILVTAAASTIPESLLLQLVDGGNLVIPVGNETQQLLQITRSGNSYQSKTVEVVRFVPLVNGELA; via the coding sequence ATGAGAAAAGCAGTGACAGCTGCCACAACAAATTTGGCAAGGAAGCTCACAGAGCTAGGTATTCAAAATCCAAAAGTCTTGCAAGTTGTAGCAAATACCCCAAGAGAACATTTTTTAGATCCGGCCCTTGCCCATAAAGCTTATGAGAATACAGCCTTGCCTATTGGGAGTGGGCAAACAATATCTCAACCTTATATTGTTGCTCGAATGACGGAATTAATATTGAGTAACAATCCGCAGAATGTGCTAGAAATTGGCACAGGTTCAGGTTACCAAACAGCGATACTGGCTCAATTAGTTTCTAAAGTTTCAACGGTCGAGCGCATTAAAAGTCTACAAGTCCAAGCTAGGCAAAAAATGAAATGGTTAGATTTACACAATATTTCATTCAAATATGGTGATGGTTGGAAAGGCTGGGCGAACAAAGGGCCTTTTGATGCTATTTTGGTGACGGCAGCAGCCTCTACGATTCCTGAATCATTGCTTTTACAGTTGGTTGATGGTGGTAATTTAGTAATACCTGTCGGGAATGAAACACAACAGCTTTTACAGATAACTCGAAGTGGTAATAGTTATCAATCGAAAACTGTTGAAGTAGTAAGATTTGTACCTTTAGTTAATGGTGAATTGGCCTAA